The region TGGACTGCACGTCTCTGGGCAAGACCTCCCGGGAGCTCTATGACCACGTCCGCAGGACCACGGGCCTCTTTTTGGTGGCCGGCTCTGTTTACGGCAGCCCCGAAGGCTTTTTGCGCATGAACATAGCCTGCCCGAGGACCATGCTGACGGACGGACTGGAGAGGCTGAAAAAGGCCATCCTGATGCTCTGACGGCTACCGGCCGTGACCACGGCTCGCGGTTCTATCGGAAAGTGTTGTCGGCTTGCGTTTTTCTCCGATCGGGGGCATGGTTTTCCTCCTGCAAAGCCTGTAGCTTTGCAGGAGGAAAACTCATTTGTCATCCCGGCCCAAATCGCAATATGTGTAATGCGTCAGCATTACGCGATTTGGGGGAAGGGACCTCCGGAGGGGCCCGCCAGCCCTTTCATTACTCTGCCTATGGCAGAGAGGGCTGGTGGGAGGGGCCGGTGATGCAGTGACGCAGAAAGAAAAATAAGCATGAAAAAACAAATGCCGCTTAACGAGTCTAAAATATTATACAGCAAAAAGGAGCTGAGCGCATGTATATCTATATCACCACCAACAAGTACAACAACGTGTTATATATCGGGGTCACAAATGACCTGCTCCGCAGAATGTACGAACATAAGAGCGGTCTTATAGAGGGGTTTTCCAGGAAATACAAAGCGACCAAGCTGGTGTATTACAAGGAGATACAGGACGAAGAGGCGGCTATCCTTTACGAAAAACGCCTGAAGAAATACGGTCGCAACGACAAATTCAAGCTCATCAAACAAGACAATCCCGAGATGAAAGACCTGTCCGAGGATTGGGACTTCGGGGAATTGGGCGTGCCATTAGAATACACTCATTTTACAGCCAAAAAGTAGCCCCGGCATCCGGTGGAGCCGGCGTGAGATGAGGAAGCGTTCCATGTTGCATCGATCCTTTTCTGCAACACCGGCCCCTCCCATCTGCCGCCTCCGGCAAAGCCGGAGTAATGAATGCGGCAGACGGGCCCCGCCGGAGGTCCCTTCCCGGAAATGGCCAAACGCCAAGGCGTTTGATCTGTTGCCATTTCCGCCGGGATGACAAAGAGTTTTCCTCCTGCAAAGCTACAGGCTTTGCAGGAGGAAAACCATGCCCCCGATCGGAGAAAAACGCCCGCGCCGTATGGCCCCCCCAATGCCTTGCGGCATCGGTGCCCCCGCAAACCACCCCAAAAAATCTGCGATTTTTCGGGGACCCCGGGATCTCTTACCGCCAAGCCCGACGGCTTGTCGACGAGATGACGCGGGGTCATGGCTTGTCGCCGGGATGACGCGGGGTCGTGGCGCAGGCGCCGAAATGACGTGTGTATTGAACGGGACCATAGCAAATGCCCCGGCAGGCGCAGCGCCTGCCGGGGCATCATATGCCGTGTTTAGAGCCTTTCGCTCTTGTAAACGTCCAGGAAATACTTGTAGGTGTCCACCTTCAGCTCGCCGCAGGCGGCTTCGTCAACAGCGATATACGCGTTGTTGTGGTTCTGCAGGGCGGAGATGGTCCACTTGCTGCTGACTCCGCCTTCGACACAGTGGGCCAGGGCCCGGGCCTTGCTGTGGCCGTTGATCAAGAGCAGCACTTCCCTGGAATCGGTGACCGTGGCCACGCCTACGCTGAGGGCTCTGGAGGGCACCTTGTCGGGATCGTTGTTGAAAAACCGGGAGTTCACTATCTTGGTGTCCTCGGTCAGGTCCCGGACGCCGGTGCGGGAATTGAGGGAGGTGTAGGGCTCGTTGAAGGCGATGTGTCCGTCCACGCCGCTGCCGCCCATAAAGAGATCTATGCCGCCGAAGAAGGCGATCTTTTCTTCATATCGGGCGCACTCGGCCTCCAGATCGTCGGCCATGCCGTTGAGGATGTTGATATTGCCTTCCGGAATGTCTATGTGGTTGAAGAAGTTGTCGTGCATAAAGAACCAGTAGCTTTCACGGTGAGTTCTGGGCAGTCCCACGTATTCGTCCATGTTGAAGGTGACCACGTTCTTAAAGGACACCTTGCCCTCTTTGTTGGCCTTGATGAGCTTCTTGTAAACGCCCAGAGGGGAGGAGCCGGTGGGGAGGCCCAGCACGAAGGGCTTGTCCTTGGGGTGGCTGTTGATGGCGTCGATGATATGGGCCGCCGCCCACTCGCACATCTTGTCATAGTTTTCCTGAATGATGACTTTCATTGTTATTCTCCGTGTATATCCAGCAATGGTTTTTTATGCAGACAGCGATGCCTGTCCGTATTTATTATATCATATTTTCCGTCTGTTTTCGCAAAAAGGATGCAAAAAGTCCGCCGGGGTCCGGCTGCCGGCGGAAGAAAAGGCCTTCCGCCGGCAGGCGCGGTCAAATCTCTTTGCGGGCCCCGATCTCGTACCGGGGCGCTCCGGTATAGCCGCCCTGCCTGGTCTCCGAGTCCTTGCGGAGGATGATGGTGTTTTGGGCGCCCCGCTGCCAGTCGCAGCTTTCGCCGTCGTCCTCATACAGGGTGAAGGGCAGCTCGCCGGTGCCGTAGCGGCGCACCGTCAGGCGGAACACGCTGTCCCTGCCGACACAGGGCAGGGGGTCTGCCACCGGCAGGATGCAGTCGTCCTTTACGTAGATAGCCAGGCGCTCGATGGGAGTGGTGATCTCCCGGGAGGCTCCGCCTTCGATCCTGTCGCCGGTGTAGAAGTCCACCCAGGTCCCCCGGGGGAAATAGACCTCCCGGGCGCTCTTGCCTGTGAGGCAGGGGCACACCATGAGCCTGTCGCCCAGCAAAAACTGGGTGTCCACGGCGTAGGTGGCGGGGTCGTCCGAGTAGTCCGACACCAGGGCCCGGACGGGCGCCAGGCCCTTGCGGGCGTATTCGTTGAAGGCGGTGTACAGATAGGGGATCAGGCTCATGCGCAGCTTAAAGAGCTCCCGGACCACCCCGGTGACCTCTTCGTGCCCGGGCATCTTCACGTATTCTCTGTTGGGCCCTGTGGTTATCTGCTTCCAGGGCGGCATCTTCAGATACCAGCAGTTCACCACCATGATGGACCCCAGAAGGCATATCTGTATGCGCCGGTACAGGTCCTCTATGCTGGAGGCCTCTCTCAGCTCCGGCACCCACATCTGCCCGCAGAAGCCCGTGTTGGCCATGCCTCTCAGATAGCAGTCCTGGGTGTAGCTGTCAGAATACACCGAGTAGGGGAGAGGCGCCGCCATGGCGTGGGTCTCCCGCACCAGTCCCCAGGTGCGCCGGTTTTGCTTCCCGAGGGGCTCCGCCATGGTCTGCTGATACAGAGGGCCTATGAGGGAGTGCATCTGCTCGCCGTCCAGGCCTCCCGGGAACACGGCGCTTTCGGGGAAGGACCAGAAGGCATCGCCCTCGGGCTGATGGTCGCACTCGTCCAGCTTGACGCAGTCAAAGCCCTCCATGGAAAAGAGGCTCTCGTTCTGCTGCCGCTGAAATATCTCCCGGGCCCCGGGCAGGGTAAAGTCGGGCACAGCGCCCTGCCACACCTTGAAGTCGCCGGAATACGGGCATATTTCTTCATATATGGGGGAGGTGGGATGGGTGAAACAGTGCTGCCAGGCGCTGACGTGCAAGCCCAGGCGCGACATCTCCCTGCCAAAGGCCGCCGGGTCGGGAAAATTGGTCAGATTCCATTTGTAGGAGCAGCTGTAGGTCTGATCCTGCCACTTGGGCTCCAGGCCCCACATGTCGCAGGGAATGCCTTCCTCCCGGAAGCTCTTTGCCAGCTGTATGTGCTCCTCGGCGGTGAAGGCCGAATCACCTCTGTAGTGGATGCCCAGACCCCACAGGGGCGGCAGGGCTCCGCCGCCGCAAAACAGATTGTAGCGGCTCACCACGTCGGATATGTCCCGGCCGGCGAAGATATATACGTCGATGCCTTTGGCCGTGGGTATCTCCCACAGCATGGTCTTATGGGATGCGGCCTTGCGGGCGTAGAGCTCCTCGGCGCTGCTGGCAACTATCTCCTTTTGCTCCTCGGGCCGGTCGTGTGCGCCCAAAGGGTTGGTCACTCCGAAATACATCTGAGCATAGCGGGCAGTGTCCAGATAGAAGCCGTAGCCCCGGGTGGACACAAAGAAGGGACAGGGGCCGTGGCTGCCTCCTTCCTCCGTCTCCGGCCGGTCGGTGGG is a window of Abditibacteriota bacterium DNA encoding:
- a CDS encoding GIY-YIG nuclease family protein is translated as MYIYITTNKYNNVLYIGVTNDLLRRMYEHKSGLIEGFSRKYKATKLVYYKEIQDEEAAILYEKRLKKYGRNDKFKLIKQDNPEMKDLSEDWDFGELGVPLEYTHFTAKK
- a CDS encoding glucosamine-6-phosphate deaminase, giving the protein MKVIIQENYDKMCEWAAAHIIDAINSHPKDKPFVLGLPTGSSPLGVYKKLIKANKEGKVSFKNVVTFNMDEYVGLPRTHRESYWFFMHDNFFNHIDIPEGNINILNGMADDLEAECARYEEKIAFFGGIDLFMGGSGVDGHIAFNEPYTSLNSRTGVRDLTEDTKIVNSRFFNNDPDKVPSRALSVGVATVTDSREVLLLINGHSKARALAHCVEGGVSSKWTISALQNHNNAYIAVDEAACGELKVDTYKYFLDVYKSERL
- a CDS encoding DUF5110 domain-containing protein, whose amino-acid sequence is MTHVYPGVWRLTFGKPEEDTPVRYAFRPPLEEALNALEDLPLPDIAEALDFTVTKRGCRIIAPMDREERIYGGGISTRVFDKTDRRIIVRPTDRPETEEGGSHGPCPFFVSTRGYGFYLDTARYAQMYFGVTNPLGAHDRPEEQKEIVASSAEELYARKAASHKTMLWEIPTAKGIDVYIFAGRDISDVVSRYNLFCGGGALPPLWGLGIHYRGDSAFTAEEHIQLAKSFREEGIPCDMWGLEPKWQDQTYSCSYKWNLTNFPDPAAFGREMSRLGLHVSAWQHCFTHPTSPIYEEICPYSGDFKVWQGAVPDFTLPGAREIFQRQQNESLFSMEGFDCVKLDECDHQPEGDAFWSFPESAVFPGGLDGEQMHSLIGPLYQQTMAEPLGKQNRRTWGLVRETHAMAAPLPYSVYSDSYTQDCYLRGMANTGFCGQMWVPELREASSIEDLYRRIQICLLGSIMVVNCWYLKMPPWKQITTGPNREYVKMPGHEEVTGVVRELFKLRMSLIPYLYTAFNEYARKGLAPVRALVSDYSDDPATYAVDTQFLLGDRLMVCPCLTGKSAREVYFPRGTWVDFYTGDRIEGGASREITTPIERLAIYVKDDCILPVADPLPCVGRDSVFRLTVRRYGTGELPFTLYEDDGESCDWQRGAQNTIILRKDSETRQGGYTGAPRYEIGARKEI